The following proteins are co-located in the Trichormus variabilis 0441 genome:
- the lpxD gene encoding UDP-3-O-(3-hydroxymyristoyl)glucosamine N-acyltransferase, whose protein sequence is MKFSDIISKLEVTNYSLTQNPNNDPEITGMAAIDEATSGTLSYIEGAKFASFIAKTNASALILPQNEAMQAQAQERGIVWMATPEPRLLFAKAIALFYQPYTPTPEIHPTAVIHPTAKIGNDVYIGPHVVIQPGVEIGNGVIIHPNVVIYPGVKIGDRTILHANCTIEERSQIGADCVIHSGAVIGGEGFGFVPTRTGWYKMEQSGYVVLEDRVDIGCNTTIDRPSVGETRVGYDTKIDNLVQIAHGCQIGAGCAIAAQTGMAGGVKLGNRVILAGQVGIANQAKMGDGSTASAQTGILHDVKPGEVVSGTPAIPHKMYLKIAALYSRLPDMYQAFRQSQRQLEEEGKR, encoded by the coding sequence ATGAAATTTAGCGACATCATATCAAAGCTAGAGGTGACAAACTATAGCCTCACGCAAAATCCAAACAATGACCCTGAAATTACAGGGATGGCAGCTATTGATGAAGCCACAAGTGGTACTCTCAGCTATATAGAAGGTGCAAAGTTTGCATCTTTTATCGCTAAGACAAATGCTAGTGCTTTGATTTTGCCACAAAATGAAGCGATGCAGGCTCAAGCCCAAGAGCGGGGTATTGTTTGGATGGCGACACCAGAACCGCGATTGTTGTTTGCTAAAGCGATCGCTCTATTCTACCAACCATACACCCCAACCCCAGAAATTCATCCCACAGCCGTCATTCACCCCACAGCCAAAATTGGCAATGATGTTTACATCGGCCCCCATGTCGTGATTCAACCAGGGGTAGAAATTGGTAACGGTGTAATTATTCACCCCAACGTAGTTATTTACCCAGGTGTAAAAATAGGCGATCGCACCATCTTACACGCTAACTGCACTATTGAAGAACGCAGCCAAATTGGTGCAGATTGCGTTATTCACAGTGGTGCTGTCATCGGTGGGGAAGGCTTTGGCTTTGTTCCTACCCGCACTGGTTGGTACAAAATGGAACAATCAGGCTATGTAGTTTTAGAAGATCGCGTAGATATAGGTTGTAACACTACCATTGATCGCCCTTCAGTGGGAGAAACCAGAGTGGGATACGATACCAAAATTGATAACTTAGTCCAGATTGCTCATGGTTGCCAAATTGGTGCAGGCTGTGCGATCGCCGCCCAAACTGGTATGGCTGGAGGTGTAAAATTAGGCAACCGCGTGATTTTGGCAGGACAAGTGGGAATTGCTAATCAAGCAAAAATGGGTGACGGCTCGACTGCTTCTGCTCAAACAGGTATTCTCCACGATGTTAAGCCAGGAGAAGTTGTTTCTGGTACTCCGGCTATTCCTCACAAAATGTATCTCAAAATCGCTGCACTCTATAGCCGCTTACCAGATATGTACCAAGCTTTTAGACAATCACAACGTCAATTAGAGGAGGAAGGTAAAAGGTAA
- a CDS encoding nucleoside triphosphate pyrophosphatase yields the protein MKTTQFILASASPARRRLLQTVGIEPIVSPSDFDESQIEETEPGKLVQILAQCKAETVAPQFPSGLVMGCDSVLAIDGKIHGKPIDADEAIARWQLMRGQVGDLYTGHVLIDNLQNRTLVKCQVTRVYFANISDRTIQAYVATGEPLKCAGAFALEGFGSLFIEKIAGCHSNVIGLSLPLLRQMLEELNYDVTDFWK from the coding sequence ATGAAAACTACACAATTTATACTAGCTTCTGCTTCTCCGGCGCGTCGCCGTTTGCTCCAAACTGTGGGTATTGAACCAATAGTTAGCCCTAGTGATTTTGATGAGTCGCAAATCGAAGAAACTGAACCCGGAAAGTTAGTGCAGATTCTCGCTCAATGTAAAGCGGAGACGGTAGCGCCACAGTTTCCATCAGGGTTGGTGATGGGGTGCGATTCGGTATTGGCTATTGATGGTAAAATTCACGGTAAACCAATAGATGCGGATGAAGCGATCGCTCGTTGGCAATTGATGCGAGGTCAGGTTGGCGACCTCTACACAGGCCATGTTTTGATTGACAATTTACAAAATCGCACTTTAGTCAAGTGTCAAGTAACAAGAGTTTACTTTGCTAATATTAGCGATCGCACTATTCAAGCCTATGTTGCCACAGGTGAACCCCTCAAGTGTGCAGGCGCTTTTGCTTTGGAGGGTTTTGGTAGTTTATTTATAGAAAAAATCGCTGGTTGTCACAGCAATGTTATTGGGTTGAGTTTACCCCTACTTCGACAAATGCTAGAAGAGTTAAATTATGATGTCACTGATTTTTGGAAGTAG
- the def gene encoding peptide deformylase, which translates to MPSEIAVEKKKLKNPPLQLHYLGDRVLRQPAKRITKVDDETRQLIRDMLQTMYSNDGIGLAAPQVGINKQLIVIDCEPDNPANPPLVLINPTIKQVSREICSAQEGCLSIPGVYMDVKRPEVVEVAYKDENGRPQTLKATDLLGRCIQHEMDHLNGVVFVDRVDNSLTLAQELSKNGFSYQAVKPVA; encoded by the coding sequence ATGCCTTCTGAAATTGCTGTTGAGAAAAAAAAGTTAAAAAATCCACCTCTGCAACTCCACTATTTAGGCGATCGCGTGCTGCGTCAACCAGCAAAGCGGATCACCAAAGTAGATGATGAAACCCGGCAATTGATCCGCGATATGCTGCAAACGATGTACAGCAATGATGGCATTGGTTTGGCTGCACCCCAGGTAGGAATTAACAAACAACTCATTGTCATCGATTGCGAACCTGATAATCCGGCGAACCCGCCACTGGTATTAATTAACCCCACAATTAAACAAGTCAGCCGCGAAATCTGTAGCGCCCAAGAAGGGTGTTTGAGCATTCCGGGAGTTTATATGGATGTCAAACGCCCAGAAGTGGTAGAAGTTGCCTATAAAGATGAAAATGGCCGTCCTCAAACCTTAAAAGCTACTGACCTACTCGGACGCTGCATTCAACACGAGATGGATCACCTCAACGGTGTAGTATTTGTAGACCGCGTAGATAATTCCTTGACTTTGGCACAAGAGTTATCTAAAAATGGCTTCTCGTATCAGGCAGTGAAACCAGTAGCATAG
- the psbP gene encoding photosystem II reaction center PsbP: MWKRIVLTLLLVLSFSLSNPDVAKAAGFKSFVDTADGYEFLYPNGWLQVKVANGPDVVFHDLIEISENISVVISPVPDDKSLKELGTPTEVGYKLGKAALAPPDSGRSAELVNASEYESEGKTYYHLEYLVKLPNQQERHNIASVAVSRGKLFTFNASIPEKRWRKVKGTMEDVANSFVVY, translated from the coding sequence ATGTGGAAAAGAATTGTATTGACGTTGCTATTGGTCTTGAGTTTTAGCTTGAGTAATCCTGATGTAGCCAAGGCTGCTGGATTCAAAAGCTTTGTAGACACTGCTGATGGCTATGAGTTTTTATACCCTAATGGCTGGTTGCAGGTAAAAGTTGCTAACGGCCCTGATGTGGTGTTTCACGATTTAATTGAAATTTCCGAGAATATCTCTGTTGTCATTAGTCCCGTTCCCGATGACAAAAGTTTGAAAGAACTGGGTACACCAACGGAAGTAGGTTACAAATTGGGAAAAGCCGCTTTAGCACCTCCTGATTCTGGTCGCTCGGCTGAACTGGTCAACGCTTCTGAGTACGAATCAGAAGGTAAAACATACTACCACCTTGAGTATTTAGTAAAGCTTCCCAATCAGCAAGAACGACATAACATCGCCAGTGTGGCTGTTAGTCGTGGTAAACTTTTTACCTTTAACGCTTCGATTCCTGAAAAACGTTGGCGAAAAGTTAAAGGGACTATGGAAGATGTGGCGAACTCTTTTGTAGTGTATTAA
- a CDS encoding PEP-CTERM sorting domain-containing protein (PEP-CTERM proteins occur, often in large numbers, in the proteomes of bacteria that also encode an exosortase, a predicted intramembrane cysteine proteinase. The presence of a PEP-CTERM domain at a protein's C-terminus predicts cleavage within the sorting domain, followed by covalent anchoring to some some component of the (usually Gram-negative) cell surface. Many PEP-CTERM proteins exhibit an unusual sequence composition that includes large numbers of potential glycosylation sites. Expression of one such protein has been shown restore the ability of a bacterium to form floc, a type of biofilm.), giving the protein MKNLALLSATAITASSGWLFGNMQAASASTLLWQWSYSGSGIVAKGTFKTNDIPDNLGFYEILEIAGTRNGETITGLQPVGTAIPGNEPFGVDNLISLNTQQLTGDGFGYSTLGGNYASPFFASFLPTPGYLEVFSVPPLTPGFENLGSEDSELPISFSATIINVPEPNSILSLIALGTLGAGSVLKHNQRFKLKLQQLKKIS; this is encoded by the coding sequence ATGAAAAATCTAGCTCTACTATCTGCTACAGCTATCACCGCTTCATCTGGATGGCTGTTTGGGAATATGCAAGCCGCCTCTGCCTCTACTTTACTTTGGCAGTGGAGTTATTCTGGTTCGGGCATAGTAGCAAAAGGTACTTTTAAAACTAATGACATCCCTGATAATTTGGGTTTCTACGAGATTTTGGAAATTGCTGGTACACGAAATGGCGAAACAATTACTGGTTTGCAACCTGTGGGGACTGCAATACCGGGAAACGAACCTTTTGGGGTTGACAATTTAATTAGTCTGAATACTCAGCAGTTAACTGGTGACGGTTTTGGATATTCAACTTTAGGCGGAAATTATGCTAGTCCATTTTTTGCTAGTTTTTTGCCCACACCCGGCTATTTAGAGGTTTTTTCAGTGCCGCCTTTAACGCCAGGTTTTGAAAATTTAGGAAGCGAAGATAGCGAATTACCCATTAGTTTTTCTGCAACCATCATCAACGTCCCTGAACCTAATTCTATCCTCAGCTTAATCGCCCTTGGGACTCTCGGCGCTGGTTCAGTACTCAAACATAACCAAAGATTCAAACTTAAGCTCCAGCAGCTCAAAAAAATTTCCTAA
- a CDS encoding DUF2278 family protein: MPLKNYGVLKSRALNRKLGEGSSPHYQILVTDNKQKHRIAINVKSKQSPSELLYLVDENFSHPITKELLELDFGFYELPRQSGGIALDYIRGNLFDPKQMKPLPYDVPGPDNDLNELLELYIARAIASTDAVLYPFGERWGPEMDIKDKYFGFLPGNGIHDIHMNQGNAAQFKKDNGVWQDGGLLIHYPTRNQWVGIFLAFQSQSFHTDDTTGNRIDDIEIITPTVTTGAVRIVAALVNPPGEDVAKETITLINISPQKVDLDSWSIADRNKRKQNLYGVINSGEVVKIPIDSNSIQLDNNGGIITLLDEKGIKIDGVSYTRKQAQKQGWTILF; the protein is encoded by the coding sequence ATGCCCTTAAAGAATTATGGTGTATTAAAAAGTCGTGCGCTAAATCGTAAATTGGGTGAAGGTTCTAGTCCCCATTACCAAATACTTGTAACGGACAACAAACAAAAGCACCGAATTGCTATCAACGTCAAATCAAAGCAAAGCCCTTCAGAATTGCTTTATCTTGTGGATGAAAATTTCTCCCATCCCATAACTAAAGAATTATTAGAGTTAGATTTCGGCTTTTATGAGTTGCCACGCCAATCGGGGGGAATTGCTTTAGACTACATTCGGGGTAATTTGTTTGACCCCAAACAGATGAAGCCTTTGCCCTATGATGTGCCGGGGCCTGATAATGACCTCAATGAATTGCTGGAATTATACATTGCACGGGCGATCGCTTCCACAGATGCAGTCCTCTATCCTTTTGGTGAAAGATGGGGACCCGAAATGGATATCAAAGACAAATATTTCGGGTTTCTTCCAGGAAATGGTATTCATGACATCCACATGAACCAGGGTAACGCCGCCCAATTTAAAAAAGACAACGGTGTTTGGCAAGATGGCGGACTACTGATTCACTACCCAACCCGAAATCAATGGGTAGGTATTTTCTTAGCCTTCCAGTCTCAGTCATTCCACACCGATGATACCACCGGTAACAGAATAGACGATATAGAGATCATCACACCAACTGTCACAACTGGAGCCGTGCGAATTGTAGCTGCATTAGTTAATCCCCCAGGTGAGGATGTAGCAAAAGAGACGATTACCTTAATTAATATTTCACCTCAGAAAGTAGACTTGGATAGTTGGTCAATAGCAGATAGGAATAAGCGCAAACAAAACCTATATGGTGTAATTAATTCAGGTGAAGTTGTCAAAATACCTATTGATAGCAATAGTATTCAATTAGACAACAATGGTGGTATTATTACTCTCCTGGATGAGAAAGGCATCAAGATTGACGGTGTTTCCTACACCAGAAAACAGGCTCAAAAGCAAGGTTGGACAATTCTGTTTTGA